aggaaaaagtatcagcaaaattattttgagtaatgtcttgcttgctggtagattaaaaagcattttattgataaggtgtgaaaagatcacctaggagaaaactaaggagaaaaggtaGATTGAGTAAGAATcgggctgcacatgcacactacgCCCTGACTGCCTGAAGTACCGGGACATGTAGCGGAAGATCCCAGCAGTTAAAtaggatggcgagggaccgattagcctgaaggggctggaggaagccccagttatgtatattttttctttgtcatttatctcaggtttacttttaatattattattattttattactatTTATATGTTTTATTTATATGGAGCCACAATCtttcttagggcttgattcatcaagctgcactgctaaagcataaTGATCAAATCTACCAGATATCGATGGGAATGCTGGTATGCATATCTATGCCCCTTAAAATTTCACTTGGGCACCAGGGGGGTAGAAATGCATATATGTTTATTTACCTCATGGCTCGGGATCGCCACACTGCTCCTGTTGGTTTCTAACGCCATTCCACTGTTccgtgattggtgaatgggattaGCTGTTCCCAAAACCAATCACAATGCCTGTGATGAATGGAAGCTGATGTCAGCTAGACGCCGGTATTCattcacaaagtgaaagtaaagcagATACACAAAACACTTGCTGTGTACTATTCACAGTGCACAAGCATTAAGCTTTGCAtcatcttgtgggcaaaaagtAGAAATACACCAACATACactattatatataaaaataaacacattttattaGTTGTTAACCATTCTCACCGCTACACCATAGTTACTAAAATAAGAGACTTAAAAAAATACATGATTAGTTACCTTATCtaacagtaacagtaatataccctcttataTATTATAAGCccccttagggactttttaacatatgagggtatattactgttatttatgtATAAAAAGGATTGTAGTTActgatataatataaaaaaaacactaaatcaaaaataatatttccaaataaaatattattgccatacattgtctTAGGTACTCAATTTATCtgctaataaccaggacaaatgagcaaataaaacctGTGAATTTTATGTAAGAGGCACATTTTATTTCAAAATTCTAATTTTAATTCACTTAACAATGCATgtacagtaaaataattcttaccaaAAAGTACCGCCCAAGCCTAAtgtgtgataaaaaaaatatatatatatatatatatatatatatcattatagcaatgataaaattattggcaaatgaatgggaggagcatgatgtaAAAATCGCTCTGGGAAAGTGGTTGTTAAGGTATATACAGAAAATTTCCTATTTAAAGtgacctttaaagcggaatataaccctgcatttcaactttgcgctaaaacattatttacagcatattatatgcaaccagcatttttttttactagaccggcattggaagggttacacacagagctttaaagtgtcATGGAGAGACATGCTGACGCAGCCGAAGTTTGGATAGatgcatttaagtaaacacaatgtaacaagtggtgaatgtgactcactctctctgactgtgcaggagctggaggacagccaaagagtgtgtaacattcaccacttgttacattgtgtttacttaaatgtatctatctaaacttcggctgcgtcAGCATGTCTCTCCATGTTTTagcgcaaagttgaaatgcagggttatattccgctttaagtttatagaaaaaaatgtgttttactcacctgggggcttctaccagccccctgcagctgtcccgtgccctggcAGTCATGTATTCTCCTGTCCCCTGACGCCAGCTACTTTTCATTTCGGCGACAGGTGCACTGCACCTGCAAAGGCCTAGTCACGCATCTCCTTCTACctgttcccgtctgcaatagcgctctgtgcaggtgcaggatgGTATTGCGGAAAGGAACGCATAGAGGGCttcgtgtggccaggcctgttgggCTTGTCGGCGAAGTGAAAGTAGCTGACGGTGGGAGACAGGAGAATCcgagagtgactgcaagggcacgagacagctgcagggggctggtagaagccctaggtgagtaaaactttttttttcataggcttaagtgtctctttaagtaaaagtgTAGTTTTAAAACTATACATTCTCAATTTATTTCCTTCTATATATGAGCTGTTGAATTGCTGTATGGATCTCATTGTTTCTCAAGCTATATATTACAGGATTGAACAGTGGAGTCACCATGGTGTAGAGAAGAGATTGGACTTTGGTCAGGTTAGCTGAAAGACCTTTAGTTGGAATGACATAAAGAGTTATTAAAGTTCCATAATAGGTGCACACTACTGCCAGGTGGGAACTGCAAGTGGAGAAGGCCTTTTGTTTACCACTAGATGTTGAGATCTTAAGGATAGTCGTCAATATATAAGCATAAGTAACAATAATGAAGCCAATGGGGAGCATTGTAACAGGCAGCCCCAGAATAAGGTTTAGGAGGTGAATCACAGAAGTATCTGAGCAGGAAAGTTCCAGTAATGGGGTTGGATCACAGAGAAAATGGTCAATCACATTTGGACCACAGAACTGCAACTGCCACATTTGGCTAACAGTTATAAGAGTTAGCAAGAAAGCAAAGACCCAAGAACAGGTCACAAGGATAACTTGGAGTCTAAAGTCCATTATGGGAAAGTAATGTAGAGGATCACAGATGGCAAGATATCGGTCATAGGACATTACAGTGAGTAGGAAACACTCGGTGATTGTGGAAGAACCAAAAAGGTAAAGCTGAGATATGCAACCCGTAAAATTAATAGAACCCTTACTTTTCAGCAGTATGGATAACATGGTTGGAATGACAATGGTGGTGAGGAGGAGATCGGATGTTGACAGGTTGGCTAAGAAAAAGTACATGGGAGATTTCAAGTTCTGTGATACCACCACTAAGGTGATGATCAAAAAGTTTCCGGACAAAATGGAAATATAAACTGCTAAGAAAAAGACAAAGAGTGGTATTCTGAGACTTCGGGCATTCTGAAATCCCAGGAGCCAAAATTCCGTCACTGAAGTTTGGTTTTTCCAGCCCATCTGCAACATGATTattcaaaaaaagagaaaagaatagGGTGCTGGCCACACAGGGAATCTATTCAAAAAGGGGAAATAACCTTTGCTAATGTGTTAACAAACCTTAATTACTCTAGATTTATCataaaatcattttttaaatcaaaagAAAGGACATATCAGGTGTCGATCTCCTGCTGAACCATGCACACCAGACCTCTTACTCTAGCCATCCATACACGTCCGTATCTAATCAGCAAAGTAGCCGCAGATTGTTGCATGCATTAATATATGGCTCCTAGCCACAGTTCAGTCTATTATGCTGCAGAAGGCTTCTTCCAAttcagtgtaaaggtggccacacatcatacaattttttaaatatctgttcaatttaaaaattgcaatcaatgtttctgactgattgaaacatttcaaaaatctgaccaatgtaccacacacctatgtttaatttttccccaattatgataacaatgattggaaactctgaaaaaaatgctagggtatgtatattaaagcggaatataaccctgcatttcaactttgctctaaaatattatttacagcatattatatgcaaaaaacattttttttttactagaccagcattggaagggttaaacacagaggtttaaagttccgtggagagatatgcagaatttcagatagatacattctatttagtgaattgtaactaTTGACAAATGTTTACacattggctgtcctccagctcttctcagtcagagagatgagtcacattcaacacttagatacatttatgtaaacaaaatgtatctatttcaggttCGGatacgtctgcagaaatctccaggaactttaaagccctgtgtaacccttccaatgctggtctagtaaaaaaaaaaaatgctggttgcatataatatactgtaaataatgttttagagcaaagttgaaatgcagggttatattccgctttaataaattgacaatctaacacacaccatacaatctttagaaagattgaagaaaaatatctggcattccggatcaataaaaatcgaagaaaacaggaaatccaatcggatttttcagtcgaatgaaaaaaaaagctttcgattttttcgggagatacgatcgtttttatcgaattgccgtaaaatcggatcattttattgtatcgtgtgtggccacctttagacaaatATACAGCCGACATCATACTGTAGTAGAAGTACATGCATGATTTAAACGGACAGCATGCCACTATAGCAAGGCGTAGAGTACACGCAATATGAGGTAAATTCAACATGAAAGACACTACAGAGATTCCTGGGACAGCTTGTTTTCTTACCACCACTACAGAGATTCCTGGGACAGCTTGTTTTCTTACCACCACTACAGAGATTCCTGGGACAGCTTGTTTTCTTACCACCACTACAGAGATTCCTGGGACAGCTTGTTTTCTTACCACCACTACAGAGATTCCTGGGACAGCTTGTTTTCTTACCACCACTACAGAGATTCCTGGGACAGCTTGTTTTCTTACCACCACTACAGAGATTCCTGGGACAGCTTGTTTTCTTACCACCACTACAGAGATTCCTGGGACAGCTTGTTTTCTTACCACCACTACAGAGATTCCTGGGACAGCTTGTTTTCTTACCACCACTACAGAGATTCCTGGGACAGCTTGTTTTCTTACCACCACTACAGAGATTCCTGGGACAGCTTGTTTTCTTACCACCACTACAGAGATTCCTGGGACAGCTTGTTTTCTTACCACCACTACAGAGATTCCTGGGACAGCTTGTTTTCTTACCACCACTACAGAGATTCCTGGGACAGCTTGTTTTCTTACCACCACTACAGAGATTCCTGGGACAGCTTGTTTTCTTACCACCACTACAGAGATTCCTGGGACAGCTTGTTTTCTTACCACCACTACAGAGATTCCTGGGACAGCTTGTTTTCTTACCACCACTACAGAGATTCCTGGGACAGCTTGTTTTCTTACCACCGGGCGCACTGTGGGTCTTAGATGTTGCCTATCTTTGTGTTTAGCATCTCACACTGTCTTTTAAAGATCAAGTTTTTTATTTTCAAGAGGACTCGTACAATGCTTACATGATACAATGGTGTTTGTGTATGGTGAAAGTCTTCTTCATTTAGACGTCTTGATTTATGCTTAGTTTGCAAAAATACTGGAGCGATAACACACCCATATCATATGGATGTGCTGTACCACTCCACGCTGTGCTATGGTCTAGAGCTACTAGGGTCTGCTACCACTCCAGGGTGAATGCCATGCATCAGATAAATGTCTACACAGGCTACAAAGCAACACAGTCCATTCTTTGAAAAACAGCAGTGTCACAGCAATGGACAAAGTAGACAAAATAAAATGGATACATTTACACCAGCGAATAGGAAACAATTTCAATTAAGAATCTTAAGTCACCTCATTTGAGTCTCCTGCCCTTTCCATCAAAATTAGAGGCAGCGGACTGAGTCTGGACCAAGCTTATATGAGTACATTACTAAGTGTCCTATTAGAAAAAATCAAGGATGATGAAAATGTTATTTCAGCTGGTGTTGTGCTTCTGATATATTGTATAGCTGGAATAGAACTAAACCTTTCAAGTAACAATATTACCCACTGACAAGACCCAACAAAACCCACTCCTGCACATGGAAATACAGACAGACCCTGTAAAAAACTCAGTGGGAAAAGGTGAAAGTAATTGAgtaccagtgttgcttgcaaattagcgccacagtcatttttgcagcattttttttttttatcgacttAAAATATATTCATGtaataatacattgtatttttacaATGTCAGTTTttgcacaaaaaataaattccacCAATATTATTGCCAGAATTGCCACAATATTTGCCTAAATTGCCATTCATGAGTTAAGAGCAAATTACCTTTTAAAgctcaaaaatagcaaaaaatgcaaaaaaaaaaaaaacacaccttataaaagtgaaaattcacaaaaaacaaaaacaaaacataaacgtATTACAAAATAATTTCCAAAGGCATTTTCACTCAAAAGTTGAATTCTTTTCATGGAAATAATtgtgaaaagaatatcagcattttcgctcatcatagTTGAGTCTATCCACCGCCCACAGAAGTAAAATCAAGTTATAATTCTTGAAGCGCTTATTTTCGGTGCACTGGCACCTATCACTACTCAGTGCCTCCGTACTCTTCAATGTTAATTTGTGGCTATGGGTACAAAGGGTCTTATTCTTGACACAGCACTCAGCTATGAGATAGCTGAGTATTCCAagtggctagttttggtgaggcaCTTAGCTATGAGTAGagattcgccggcgaacgggatacggcaaacttcggtggtttgcgtccgtgatcctcccatcgctccaccacggcggctcccctctgtgaatccctccactagcttcctatccagtccagaatcagattcaagataccgtgtctgacctacaaatgtgTCCacacacacctagctgctcactccgctcctccaattaaCTTCGCCTGACCAACCCCCGCATTACCCAGTccaatgcacgcctccaggacttctcaagagctactCCAACACaaaggaacttcctacctccacccattagggcagccccctccttcaaaatctttaagaaggccctcaaaactcactttttcactctggcctaccacccctcacaagtgctctaaacccacagctgaactctgggcccctaactttcgtgtccttacctcttcctctagattgtaagcctgtgggcagggtcctcctccttttgtgtcctacctgatcatgcacctccattactgtgcacccatgctacgcatctgagtgaacctaacttgcctaatctccatgctccatccagtgactgactaagcattaccttgtactgatactgtgctgcgtgatctggttttcttgtattcccgtattgtcatattgctgtatatcacccctaaatattgtctgtaacctaaactaatgttcagcgctgcgtaatatgttggcgctttataaatacaataaagaaaAGCTGTACTTTCTAATAAAATCAATTTTGAATAATTgaaagaaaatggattttaaaattgATAAAATGACATTCTGCAGGGGAATTCCCCTCACGGTCCGGGCTCCATAATTTGGCTATACCAGCCTACATGGgtaacaaggggttaaagaggcttggaaaGGGGACCCTACACTACCTATTTTATTAAACATATAAAatgtgtatacagtgcttggaacTAATATATATTAAAGTGTGTgcaacaaaatgtcattttacccagtttgaaaaacaaaaaacaaaacaaaaaaaaacatagcattcaaaatcaattttctcaaaaattacaatttctttttgaactttttttttttaacttgttcccactattctcctgaAAATACCTGTAAACCTAGAAAATTTGGGGAAAATTGCCTTTATGAGGGTTTTGCAATTGACGGCAGAAGTCGGTGGTTGATTCTAATGTAAATGGTGGAATTCTGTTAGAATTCCGTTCGGAAATCAGAATTATCAGGCACAATTCAGAATTGAATTCCTGATTCGTAGTTTGGTAATCGTGACCATCCCTATGcgacacaaacacacagacacacacacgcacacacacacacgcacacaccttaATCAAGAAAACTTTGCAATTAATTTTCACATTAAAATTGAATGTTAATTATTGGGCAAGGCATGATGAGTTTTTGATTTGGTTACACTTTGAGCAAGTTAAGAGCAACGTCTTCGTATGTCATGCTGATTTATGGATGGGTACAATTAGGACAAACAACAAAGATTTTCACTGCATTCTCTGGAAGTTTAAAGCAAAccggaaatgaaaataaacttatgataataTGAATTGTGTCTGTGGTACAGcttagaaatagaacattggtagtaaagaaaagagtctcatattgtttttcagTACTGAAATAATGAAGAAACTTAAGTTGttctttatgcaaaagagcttcgttgagctcttcaacccaacttgggtgaaaaacagtcctgttttctgatgcACTGAAACAACCACGAAACAGTGAGAgaaagcttgagataaggttttactgcagaaaagttcaaagggtcattatttctgctctgttttatattttaaaagacagagtgtggtgtgtaaactgcaaatataacagaatgatgcaatgttataaaaaaaagctataaaaccaaaaataaaaatattagactttttttctttgctactaatgttatattcattatccgtactacacatgcaatttgttatatcataatttatttattttcgcttcaggtttgctttaataagtTGATTTCACTTAACTTCAGTTTTTGTCAATAATTTGCTTAAAGCTTAGCTGTTGTCTCTGCATTTTTTATGTGCAGGAGTGAATATTTTACTGTAATAAATCTACATCTTCTTCAATGTCACTTTCAATCAtataagtttgtgaaaaaaaacaacaacaacaaaaaaaaacagtctaGCAGTTATGGATCTTTCCCACTAAgatgttgcgttagatgcgacgttaaggtcgcataacgtgcccctaacgcaacgcatgtgagctttgaagttggacgttatatagagccgcattatgcgtctcttgatgcaaccgcgatgcatactttttgacgcatactatcggacgaaaatGGTGCACGCGGCAAAAgactggagaccacgtgatcagaacactccgcatcacgtggtcccgccagtgacgtccgcaaagtgcagtgaatattaattagccatgtggctactcACAatacacattactgagcatgtgcaaacagtctaacgcggctaaaacctcctataacgcacagcacgctgcactttctttgaacctCCAGCGCTACACTGTAacccaacgtgggcactgtgaacagcccattgacttttcattactgtgagttgggctgcgttacaggctgcactaacgtgcacctgtaacgtcccactgtgaaagcagccttaatgagATTGAGAAATTAAAATATGTATTTGATTATATCTATAGAAGGAGAAGACTCTAAAAAGGACACAAAATCCTTTTcaacaaaaataaaagtaaagtctcttcaaattcttaaagcggaactgtaaatactttttaaacacattgtttcacttacctggggcttctgcaagcccccagcagccgttctgtcccgcgccagtcctgcccgagcctccgttctcccgccgccgtgCTGTAGACTTCTAAGTCggtgccagcgcagccctgccaagcatattttttcttcgcgttcccctctgcaatagcaggggacgcaaagaaaggatacgcatggccagagccacgcaggtgcagtggcccggcggcaaaaccgaaagtagctggcagtgggggaacggaagctcgggcaggaccggcgtgggacaggacggctgctgggggcttgcagaagccccaggtatgtgaaacaatgtgtttaaaaagTATTTACAGTTCCGCCTTAAGGGTACGCAATAATATGGATGATGGCTCTTCTGCACATAAcaaaatacaagttaaaaaaagaaaaaatgaaacaACAAACATACCATAAAAAAGACTGAAGAAATGTAAGAAGAAAATTGATAaattgaaataaataaaataatccaATGTATATTCGGACGCTACGTTAGGAACACTGTGTTGGTAAGAATTTGCAAAATACACTGAGTCTTTTATATAATTCTGTGCACTGTGTATCTTAAAGTAGTCCTTGTGGGCTTTTACTTAATTGGATCTCAAGGGACCAACAGGCACTGTAAGCAGAAATAGTAGCTTATGCGCCAAAGAGAGTTTAACGCCTATCTTACTGGTATAGTTTATATTGTGACTGGCTACAAATCAGTTGACAtgataatattttattatttCAATCCTCAGTACTACATCCAAGATTCCAATAATCAGCTTGAGATGACATATGCTGCAGCCACCCAGTGCTCAGAGACATAGGTGACCATCATCGGATGAAAAGTCAACAACGTCAGCAAAATTGTCACATAAGTTTAGTATTTAATCAGAGTAAACACACACATTTAAAACCGTATGTAAAGTGACCACATTGAGGGCCCTTATGACAGGAACCCTCTAGAGATAATACAGCATTAAGTGCACATCCCGTGCACATGAAAAGATAAAACTCGGTGGTGCAAGCCCAGTCTCCACAGCTCTACTGGTTTCGGCCATCCGCCATTGACAGGAGCGACTTTTATCCAGTGATGGTCACTTATGTCTCTGAGCACTGGGTGGCTGCAGCATATGTCATCTCAAGCTGATTATTGGAATCTTAGATGTAGCGCTGAAGATTGATTGGGATTTTGTTTGAGGCCAAGTGTATATTGGTTACCTTAGCAGTTGTAGATACATCCGGAGCACTGACTGTGAAGGATGGCGCTGTGTGGTTTGCAAATATTATAAATCTagatataatattattattattgattataaTCATGATGACAGTGTTAATAAGGGGTTTATTGGCTAGTACTTATCAGAGTGTTAGAATCCCAGCTGTAAATTTCAGCCAACACCACAATATGTACGTTCAGTCTCTGTTTATATGAGTTTTCTTCTGGTGACCCAATTTACTGTGATGCCCTAAAAACATACTGGTAGGTTacctggcttccctctaaatgctAAGATAGAGGAAGTTGAAGAAAATCCCAATGCTAAATAaatgcatcatcatcatcatcatgatcATGAAGGATAGGTAGTAGATCATTTTTTAGCATTGatggaggatccagttcaaactcttaaccttaACCTTTAaacctctccacaatctctctcccctctaCATGTTCTCACTAGGTGTTTcctccctcctctggaatgccctgccAGAACACATCCGTCAATCTCCTATCTTTGATATCTTTGATATTGATTTCTCAAAACttactttttccgacaagcatacactttaccttaggccattccccccttcacctaaggccaagttgcactcctactagataacctctaCCTGTATATATGATTATTGTATACTATCATACCTCTTAttccccccctcccattccttgtaagctcgcaagggtggGGCTCTCCCACCCTTCAGTGTATTCAaatgtgttatacattttattcatcgtgttactTTTGTCATTGTAATTACCAATTTTATAGTTTGTTCCAGTTCTGCATTTTGTACATATTCTGTATGTTGTATATTGTTGAATACcatggtctgtattattatgtaccctggaatatgttggtgctttataaatcaatgaaaataataataataataatgatgatgatgataatctaGTAGGATGTTGATGGTAGTCAACTGCTCGTGAAAAATGTAAGGCAAGTAGGACATCTTTAGGACCTGTCTATTGTGCAATATAATCGCGGTGTTAGGCAAGGTTGCGTGCTAGCACCCACGCTCTTTGGAATGTTTTTCTTGGCACTGCTACTGGTTGCCTTCAAAAATTGCAATGTTGGAGTCCATCTGCACTCCATAAAAGAAGGAAAGCTCTTCAACATCAGTCTTCTGAAGTCAACAGCCAAACGTCAGGATATAATTGCCGGAGAACTCTTATATGCAGGTGATGCTGCACTTGTCACAAATTCAGAAGAGAAGCTGcagaaacttattacaaaatttgGTCATGCCTGCCAACTGTTGTCTATGAGTGTCAACACCAGAAAGACCAACATCACGCTGGACGGTGCTACTCTTGAAGCTGTCAATCATTTCTGTTATCTTGACTCCACAAAAACATCTGCACTAACCAATAGCAAAGAAATAGACTCCTGCATTGGTAAAGCATCAACAACTATTGGGATGCTTTATGCTTGCGTTTGGAGAAACAAAAAACTTACCATTGCCACCAAAGTCCTTGTGTCCTGAGCACTCTTTTGTATGCATCAGAGACGTGGACAACATATACCAAACAAAAACACCAACTGCATGCGTTTCACATGCGCTAAGATCTATTTTGGGAGTCACATGGATGGA
This DNA window, taken from Hyperolius riggenbachi isolate aHypRig1 chromosome 3, aHypRig1.pri, whole genome shotgun sequence, encodes the following:
- the LOC137560892 gene encoding olfactory receptor 11A1-like, giving the protein MLQMGWKNQTSVTEFWLLGFQNARSLRIPLFVFFLAVYISILSGNFLIITLVVVSQNLKSPMYFFLANLSTSDLLLTTIVIPTMLSILLKSKGSINFTGCISQLYLFGSSTITECFLLTVMSYDRYLAICDPLHYFPIMDFRLQVILVTCSWVFAFLLTLITVSQMWQLQFCGPNVIDHFLCDPTPLLELSCSDTSVIHLLNLILGLPVTMLPIGFIIVTYAYILTTILKISTSSGKQKAFSTCSSHLAVVCTYYGTLITLYVIPTKGLSANLTKVQSLLYTMVTPLFNPVIYSLRNNEIHTAIQQLIYRRK